A region from the Afifella aestuarii genome encodes:
- the flgD gene encoding flagellar hook assembly protein FlgD, which translates to MTSTSGVGAGTTAAANSNTNNPGSTVDYDTFLKLLVTQLKNQDPTSPMETTQYMAQLASFSQVEQTIQTNNKLDEILTSSAIGQANELIGHTVTSPDGSTTGTVASVRITSNGLIANLDDGTQMLIGAGVTVA; encoded by the coding sequence ATGACTTCCACCTCTGGCGTGGGCGCAGGCACGACTGCGGCCGCAAACAGCAATACGAACAACCCCGGCTCCACGGTCGACTACGACACCTTCCTGAAGCTCCTGGTCACCCAGCTGAAGAACCAGGACCCGACCTCGCCCATGGAAACCACCCAGTACATGGCGCAGCTCGCAAGCTTCTCGCAGGTCGAGCAGACGATTCAGACCAACAACAAGCTCGACGAGATCTTGACCTCTTCGGCCATCGGCCAGGCCAACGAACTCATCGGACACACCGTGACCTCGCCTGACGGCAGCACCACAGGCACCGTCGCCTCCGTGCGCATCACCTCCAATGGCCTCATCGCCAACCTGGATGACGGCACGCAGATGCTGATCGGCGCCGGCGTGACAGTCGCCTGA
- the flbT gene encoding flagellar biosynthesis repressor FlbT: protein MTMRISLRPGQRLFLNGAVIRVDRKVTFTLLNDATFLLDNHILQAHETTTPLRQLYFVIQTMLIDPDGAAAARRLFGDMHTRLKTTFKNDAILKDLEGVAGLVKGGRCFEALRTLRNLFEVESRILESSEQSARAA, encoded by the coding sequence ATGACCATGCGGATCTCGCTCCGACCCGGGCAGAGATTGTTCTTGAATGGAGCTGTGATCCGCGTCGACCGCAAGGTCACGTTTACGCTCCTCAATGACGCGACCTTCCTGCTCGATAACCACATTCTTCAGGCTCACGAGACGACGACGCCGCTGCGGCAGCTCTATTTTGTGATCCAGACGATGCTGATCGATCCTGACGGAGCAGCGGCAGCCCGCCGCCTCTTCGGTGACATGCATACGCGCTTGAAGACGACCTTCAAGAACGATGCAATCTTGAAGGATCTGGAAGGGGTTGCAGGGCTCGTCAAAGGCGGTCGCTGCTTCGAGGCACTGCGCACACTGCGCAACCTTTTCGAAGTGGAAAGCCGCATCCTGGAGAGCTCCGAGCAGTCAGCCCGCGCCGCCTGA
- the flaF gene encoding flagellar biosynthesis regulator FlaF has product MYKFSYAEILDDSGGESRAREQMALDHALELLHVAEIRGAGSPEAAEALGYVNKLWNFMIRDLASPQNGLGQELRRDLISVGLWVIREAENVLVDPSRNFAALIEVNQTIRDGLK; this is encoded by the coding sequence ATGTACAAATTCTCTTACGCGGAGATCCTCGACGATTCCGGCGGGGAATCACGCGCTCGCGAGCAGATGGCGCTCGATCACGCGCTGGAGCTTCTGCACGTTGCGGAGATACGCGGCGCGGGCAGCCCCGAAGCCGCCGAGGCTCTTGGCTATGTCAACAAGCTCTGGAACTTCATGATCCGCGATCTCGCCAGCCCTCAAAACGGCCTCGGCCAGGAGCTTCGCCGGGATCTCATCTCCGTGGGACTTTGGGTCATCCGCGAGGCGGAAAACGTCCTCGTCGACCCTTCGCGCAACTTCGCCGCCCTCATCGAGGTCAACCAGACGATCCGGGACGGTCTCAAATGA
- a CDS encoding flagellar hook-associated family protein: MKTTFVSTYALANNLRSSVPRMQSELAKAGVEMATSRHADVGLTLGYSTTRTLSFRHDFTQAESFIATNGLLSSQLQRTQISMDGIADTANKTLAVFVSVSDPYVASEEFQASAKAALSGLISLGNTAADGQYLFSGINTGTAPFNDYDAGGPKAAVDGAFATFFGFSQSDPAVANITASDMETFLDGDFAALFEDPSWGTVWSNASNTNITSRISPHEELTTSVNGNTQALRNLAMAYTMVAELGTTELGPETIQVVVDKARELIGGALPQLTDMQSAVGFTQQRVTAATERMTAEKDLISKGIQSLENVDPAEAKVRFDTLTTQIEMSYALTTQIMNLSILKYA; the protein is encoded by the coding sequence ATGAAAACGACCTTCGTCTCCACGTACGCTCTCGCCAACAACCTGCGCTCGAGCGTTCCGCGCATGCAGTCCGAGCTCGCAAAGGCGGGCGTCGAGATGGCAACGAGCCGGCACGCCGATGTCGGGCTGACGCTCGGTTATTCGACAACACGAACGCTGTCGTTCCGCCACGATTTTACGCAGGCGGAATCCTTCATCGCAACCAACGGCCTTCTCTCCTCTCAGCTGCAACGCACCCAGATCTCAATGGATGGGATCGCAGACACGGCGAACAAGACCCTCGCGGTCTTCGTCTCGGTGTCAGATCCTTATGTTGCCTCCGAAGAGTTTCAGGCCTCAGCGAAAGCCGCACTCTCCGGACTCATTTCGCTCGGCAACACGGCTGCCGACGGGCAGTATCTCTTTTCCGGGATCAACACCGGCACGGCACCTTTCAACGATTATGATGCCGGAGGGCCGAAGGCCGCGGTCGATGGTGCTTTCGCCACCTTCTTCGGCTTTTCGCAGAGCGATCCCGCGGTTGCGAATATCACCGCAAGCGACATGGAGACCTTCCTCGACGGCGACTTCGCGGCACTTTTCGAGGACCCCTCATGGGGGACCGTCTGGTCGAACGCCTCCAACACCAACATCACGAGCCGGATCTCTCCCCACGAAGAGCTGACCACCTCCGTGAACGGCAACACGCAAGCTCTGCGCAACCTCGCCATGGCCTATACGATGGTAGCCGAGCTCGGAACGACAGAACTTGGACCGGAAACCATCCAGGTCGTCGTCGACAAGGCCCGTGAGCTGATCGGCGGCGCTCTGCCTCAGCTCACCGATATGCAAAGCGCGGTTGGCTTCACGCAGCAGCGTGTGACCGCGGCGACCGAGAGGATGACAGCCGAAAAGGATCTCATCTCCAAGGGCATTCAGTCACTGGAGAATGTCGATCCGGCCGAAGCGAAAGTTCGCTTCGATACGCTCACGACACAGATCGAAATGTCCTACGCACTGACAACTCAGATCATGAACTTGAGCATTTTGAAGTACGCCTGA
- the flgK gene encoding flagellar hook-associated protein FlgK, whose protein sequence is MSLQAALTTARSSLQATAAQISVSAKNVSGAGDPTYSRKLAPSITTPDGAVRVVTTTRATDRALYTTMLGATSRAASEDALVAGLNRLSATIGDPKSEYSPAAQLSQLQITLQEYANRPDDSILSQNVVTRANALTTKLHSSAETIAEVRQDADADIANAVSNLNSLLDKFETLNNLVVQGSFAGADVTDPLDKRDAVLAQISEQMGVSAVTRANNDMVLYTDSGATLFETTARSVTFAASPALTAGAPGNAVFVDGVPVTGPNATMPLHGGALVGLTTLRDDVALTYQNQLDEVARGLIEVFAESDQTAGGAPDQAGLFTYPGGPAVPAGGTAIAGLAASITVNAAIDPLQGGTLSRLRDGGVNGAAYAYNSTGAAAFSDRLDALVTGMGTARSFDPTTQLEDSQSLIDFTTSSSGWLEGRRQAATAEVEYQNTLVAHSSDALSNATGVNLDDEYALQLQLEQSYAASAKVLSVINELFDTLLMNAR, encoded by the coding sequence ATGAGCCTTCAGGCCGCGCTGACGACGGCGCGTTCCTCCTTGCAGGCAACCGCGGCACAGATTTCCGTCTCTGCCAAGAATGTCTCCGGGGCGGGCGACCCGACCTATTCACGCAAGCTGGCGCCGTCGATAACGACGCCAGACGGCGCCGTGCGCGTCGTCACCACAACCCGCGCCACAGACCGCGCTCTCTACACGACCATGCTCGGCGCGACATCGCGCGCCGCGAGCGAAGATGCTCTCGTTGCCGGCCTCAACCGGCTGTCAGCTACGATCGGTGATCCAAAATCGGAGTACTCGCCGGCAGCGCAGCTCAGCCAGCTGCAGATCACTCTGCAGGAATATGCCAACCGACCGGACGATTCCATTCTCTCGCAGAATGTGGTGACCCGTGCCAACGCGCTGACAACGAAACTCCATTCGTCCGCGGAGACGATCGCCGAGGTCCGTCAGGACGCCGATGCCGATATCGCCAACGCGGTCAGCAACCTGAACAGCCTTCTCGACAAGTTCGAGACGCTGAACAACCTGGTCGTCCAAGGCTCCTTCGCAGGGGCCGACGTCACCGATCCGCTCGACAAACGCGATGCCGTGCTCGCCCAGATCTCCGAGCAGATGGGCGTCTCGGCCGTCACCCGCGCCAACAACGACATGGTGCTCTATACCGATAGCGGCGCCACCTTGTTCGAAACGACGGCTCGAAGCGTCACCTTTGCTGCCTCGCCTGCCCTGACGGCTGGCGCACCCGGCAATGCGGTCTTCGTCGACGGCGTTCCGGTAACTGGGCCGAACGCCACCATGCCGCTTCACGGCGGCGCGCTCGTCGGTCTGACGACACTGCGCGACGACGTCGCCCTCACCTATCAGAACCAGCTAGACGAAGTTGCCCGCGGCCTCATCGAGGTCTTTGCGGAATCCGACCAAACGGCTGGCGGCGCCCCCGATCAGGCCGGGCTTTTCACCTATCCTGGTGGCCCGGCAGTTCCGGCAGGTGGCACGGCAATAGCTGGTCTCGCTGCTTCGATTACCGTCAACGCGGCCATCGATCCCCTGCAGGGCGGAACACTTTCGCGGTTGCGCGACGGTGGCGTCAACGGGGCGGCCTACGCCTACAATTCGACCGGGGCGGCCGCCTTCTCCGACCGGCTCGATGCGCTCGTCACCGGTATGGGAACGGCACGCAGCTTCGATCCCACAACGCAGCTCGAGGACAGCCAGAGCCTGATCGATTTCACCACGTCCTCCTCCGGCTGGCTGGAGGGCAGGCGCCAGGCGGCAACCGCCGAGGTGGAATACCAGAACACCCTCGTTGCTCACAGTTCCGACGCGCTTTCCAACGCGACGGGCGTCAATCTCGACGACGAATATGCACTGCAGCTGCAGCTGGAACAAAGCTACGCCGCATCCGCCAAGGTTCTGTCGGTGATTAACGAGCTTTTCGACACTCTGCTCATGAACGCGCGCTGA
- a CDS encoding flagellar hook protein FlgE, translating into MSLYGMLRTGVSGMNAQSNLLGTVSDNIANSGTIGYKRADTQFSSLLLNSGKGSYNPGAVKTDIRHAISDRGPLTYTTSNTDLAVQGNGFFVVNDPNGNPYLTRAGAFTLDGNTGNLVNTAGFTLMGYDISGGDPGVVLNGLTGLQPVNFGGMNMTANPTTSGLFKVNLPDSAEVVTGNLPSANAADSAYTAKSSITVFDKVGNEVTLDIYMSKTSDSPAEWEYTVYDHAGATDGGFPYASAALSTQTVTFDDAGALTSTPAEIALTVPGGEAITLDLTGTTHLAAEYIPMKATVNGNAPATIKDVTISEDGTVYANYTNGAMTPAFRLPLADVPSPDKLEALSGNVFSVTLESGAVEVGFPTEGSRGAIVSGALEQSNVDMASELTDMIVAQRDYSANSKVFQTGSELLDVLMNLKR; encoded by the coding sequence ATGAGCCTCTATGGGATGCTCCGCACCGGCGTTTCGGGCATGAACGCCCAGTCGAACCTGCTTGGCACGGTCTCCGACAACATCGCCAACAGCGGGACGATCGGTTACAAGCGCGCTGACACCCAGTTCTCATCGCTGCTCCTGAACAGCGGCAAAGGCAGTTACAATCCGGGTGCGGTGAAGACGGATATCCGTCATGCCATCAGCGATCGCGGACCGCTGACCTATACGACGTCGAACACCGACCTCGCCGTCCAGGGCAACGGTTTTTTCGTGGTCAACGACCCGAACGGCAATCCGTATCTGACCCGGGCAGGCGCCTTCACACTCGACGGCAACACCGGAAATCTCGTCAACACGGCCGGCTTCACACTGATGGGCTACGATATCAGCGGTGGCGATCCGGGTGTTGTCCTGAACGGCCTCACGGGACTTCAGCCGGTCAATTTCGGCGGCATGAACATGACCGCCAATCCGACCACCAGCGGCCTCTTCAAGGTCAATCTGCCCGACAGCGCAGAGGTCGTGACAGGCAACCTGCCGTCCGCCAACGCGGCGGATTCAGCCTATACCGCCAAGTCGTCCATCACCGTCTTCGACAAGGTCGGCAACGAAGTGACGCTCGACATCTATATGTCGAAGACGAGCGACAGCCCGGCGGAATGGGAATACACGGTCTACGATCACGCCGGCGCCACCGACGGTGGCTTTCCTTACGCATCAGCCGCGTTGTCGACCCAGACAGTCACCTTCGATGACGCCGGGGCCCTGACGAGCACACCGGCTGAAATCGCACTGACGGTGCCGGGCGGTGAAGCGATCACGCTCGATCTCACTGGCACCACGCATCTTGCCGCCGAGTACATACCAATGAAGGCCACCGTCAACGGCAACGCGCCGGCGACGATCAAGGATGTGACGATCTCCGAGGACGGAACGGTCTACGCCAACTACACCAATGGCGCGATGACCCCGGCCTTCCGCCTTCCGCTAGCCGACGTGCCAAGCCCGGATAAGCTCGAAGCCCTGTCCGGCAATGTCTTCTCGGTGACGCTGGAATCGGGTGCGGTCGAGGTCGGCTTCCCAACGGAAGGATCACGCGGCGCAATCGTCTCAGGAGCTCTTGAGCAATCGAATGTCGATATGGCCTCGGAGCTCACCGACATGATCGTTGCCCAGCGGGATTATTCGGCCAATTCCAAGGTCTTCCAGACAGGCTCAGAGCTTCTGGACGTCCTCATGAACCTGAAGCGTTAA
- the fliI gene encoding flagellar protein export ATPase FliI, whose product MTALARLKSVIDSAAVEIPPVRVGGLVTEVAPTYCRVAGLSPFVRLGERVRFSWDKMNALGEVVRIDGRDVIVKPFETRMPFGIGTEAHRIGAIGLAPRDDWKGRVINAMGEPVDGLGPLAHGQRMMNVDAEPPPAMTRARLHRPLTTGVRAIDIFTPICEGQRIGIFAGSGVGKSTLLSMIAHSHGFDTVVVALVGERGREVREFIEGALNGNRARAVTVVATGDEGPMMRRLAPLSAMAIAEYFRDQGDSVLLIVDSVTRYAHAARDIALAAGEPAVARGYAPSVFSDLPKLLERAGPGEEGAGSITGIFAVLIDGDDHNDPVADAIRGTLDGHIVLDRNIADQGRYPAINVLGSISRLAQIVWTTDQRELVRKLRTLISRFEDTRDLRLMGGYHQGADAELDRAVQLVPRVYDALRQDPSSPLAQDAFADLAVLLRQ is encoded by the coding sequence ATGACCGCTCTCGCGCGTCTCAAATCCGTGATCGACAGTGCAGCGGTCGAAATCCCGCCCGTGCGTGTGGGCGGCCTCGTGACGGAGGTTGCGCCGACTTACTGCCGCGTCGCCGGTCTTTCTCCGTTCGTGCGCCTCGGCGAGCGGGTGCGTTTCTCTTGGGACAAGATGAACGCGCTTGGCGAAGTTGTGCGCATCGACGGGCGTGACGTGATCGTCAAACCTTTCGAGACGCGGATGCCCTTCGGCATAGGCACCGAGGCGCATCGCATCGGCGCGATCGGCCTGGCCCCACGCGACGACTGGAAAGGCCGCGTCATCAACGCCATGGGCGAACCGGTCGACGGGCTCGGTCCCCTCGCCCACGGCCAGCGCATGATGAATGTCGACGCCGAGCCCCCGCCCGCAATGACCCGCGCGCGCTTGCACCGCCCCCTGACGACGGGCGTGCGCGCGATCGATATCTTCACGCCGATCTGCGAAGGACAGCGCATCGGCATTTTCGCCGGCTCCGGCGTCGGCAAGTCCACGCTTCTGTCGATGATCGCGCATTCGCACGGTTTCGACACGGTCGTCGTGGCGTTGGTCGGTGAACGCGGCCGAGAAGTGCGGGAATTCATCGAAGGCGCCCTCAACGGCAATCGTGCCCGCGCCGTCACGGTCGTGGCGACCGGCGACGAAGGTCCCATGATGCGCCGTCTCGCCCCGCTCTCCGCCATGGCGATCGCCGAATATTTCCGCGACCAGGGCGATTCCGTTCTGCTCATCGTCGATTCCGTCACACGTTACGCGCATGCAGCACGCGACATCGCTCTCGCAGCTGGTGAGCCAGCGGTGGCGCGCGGTTATGCGCCCAGCGTCTTTTCCGATCTGCCGAAGCTTTTGGAGCGCGCAGGCCCCGGCGAGGAAGGAGCGGGATCGATCACCGGCATCTTCGCCGTCCTGATCGACGGTGACGACCATAACGATCCCGTTGCCGATGCCATCCGCGGCACGCTGGACGGCCATATCGTTCTCGATCGCAACATCGCCGATCAGGGACGCTATCCGGCCATCAACGTTCTCGGATCGATTTCGCGACTGGCGCAGATCGTTTGGACGACTGACCAGCGCGAATTGGTGCGGAAGCTTCGCACCTTGATCTCTCGTTTCGAAGACACACGCGATTTGAGGCTCATGGGTGGCTACCACCAGGGTGCCGATGCTGAGCTCGACCGGGCCGTTCAGCTCGTGCCGCGCGTCTATGATGCGCTGCGTCAGGACCCCTCGAGCCCGCTTGCCCAGGACGCCTTCGCAGACCTCGCTGTCTTGTTGCGTCAGTAG
- the flgF gene encoding flagellar basal-body rod protein FlgF has protein sequence MPTSTYVALSAQVALDRRLTTIANNIANMNTAGFRAEEVKFDAVMTRTGPEKVAFASPGDTYISRSPGSVSYTGNPLDVAVQGDGWLALSTPDGTVYTRDGRLQMTATGELLSTAGYPVLDPGEAGILLDPRGGEVSIAADGTISQGGNQVGAIGLFSIPETAKLSRYENSGVIPSEAAQPVEDMTVNGLRQGYVEGANVNPISEISKLIMLQRAFDSAASAVEKSESTQQEAIRSLGPS, from the coding sequence ATGCCGACAAGCACCTACGTCGCACTCTCCGCACAGGTGGCACTCGACCGCCGCCTGACGACGATCGCCAACAACATCGCCAACATGAACACGGCGGGCTTTCGTGCGGAAGAGGTTAAATTCGACGCTGTAATGACGCGGACAGGTCCCGAGAAGGTCGCCTTCGCGTCACCTGGCGACACATATATTTCGCGCAGTCCCGGCTCCGTCTCCTACACCGGCAATCCTCTCGACGTTGCCGTGCAGGGAGATGGATGGCTCGCGCTTTCGACCCCAGACGGCACGGTCTACACGCGCGACGGCCGTCTGCAGATGACCGCAACCGGCGAGCTCTTGAGCACCGCCGGCTATCCCGTTCTTGATCCGGGTGAAGCGGGCATTCTTCTCGATCCGCGCGGCGGCGAGGTCTCCATCGCGGCGGATGGCACCATTTCTCAAGGCGGCAACCAGGTTGGCGCGATCGGACTGTTCTCGATCCCCGAAACTGCCAAGCTCAGCCGCTATGAAAACTCGGGCGTGATCCCGAGCGAAGCGGCCCAGCCCGTCGAGGATATGACCGTCAACGGCCTGCGTCAGGGCTACGTCGAAGGCGCCAACGTCAATCCAATCTCCGAGATCAGTAAGCTGATCATGCTGCAACGCGCCTTCGACAGTGCGGCTTCGGCCGTAGAGAAGAGCGAATCCACGCAGCAAGAGGCGATCCGCTCGCTCGGCCCGTCCTAA
- a CDS encoding DUF1217 domain-containing protein produces the protein MISTSISYQRISGDMDKSLSRVSSDRIVTRETNYYLANIGTIKSLDEFFDNDRVYKYAMKAFGLEDMAYAKGLIRKVLEEGVSDPKSFANRMSDDRFVELATVFNFSENGETTTAAKEAQQGVVDLYTRQTLEEKAGDDNEGVRLALYFERAAPEVKSAYGLLADDALWAVIKTTFGFPAEMANADIDKQAKAVEQRMDIADLKDPEKLAKLIQRFTIMWDATQNVTADPILNLFSNSRSTSVSADLLLTLNQLKHGGT, from the coding sequence ATGATCTCGACATCTATCAGCTACCAGCGCATCTCCGGCGACATGGACAAGTCTCTGAGCCGAGTCTCCAGCGATCGGATCGTGACGCGCGAAACCAATTACTATCTCGCCAATATCGGCACGATCAAATCGCTCGACGAATTCTTCGACAACGATCGCGTTTACAAATACGCGATGAAGGCCTTCGGCCTCGAAGATATGGCGTATGCCAAGGGCTTAATTCGCAAGGTCCTGGAAGAAGGGGTGAGCGATCCGAAGAGCTTCGCCAATCGCATGTCGGACGATCGCTTCGTGGAATTGGCAACCGTTTTCAACTTTTCAGAGAACGGCGAAACGACCACCGCAGCGAAAGAGGCGCAGCAGGGCGTCGTCGATCTCTACACCCGCCAGACACTCGAAGAGAAGGCCGGTGACGACAATGAAGGCGTCCGGCTCGCGTTGTATTTCGAGCGTGCGGCTCCCGAAGTGAAGTCGGCCTACGGCCTCCTCGCTGATGATGCGCTGTGGGCCGTGATCAAAACGACCTTCGGCTTTCCCGCCGAAATGGCGAACGCCGATATCGACAAACAGGCCAAGGCCGTCGAGCAGCGGATGGACATCGCTGACCTGAAGGATCCGGAAAAACTCGCAAAGCTCATCCAGCGTTTCACCATCATGTGGGACGCAACGCAAAACGTGACAGCGGATCCGATCCTCAATCTCTTTTCCAACAGCCGCTCGACCTCGGTCAGCGCCGACCTCCTCCTGACCTTGAACCAGTTGAAGCACGGCGGAACCTGA
- the motA gene encoding flagellar motor stator protein MotA — protein MAILLGLVIGIGSMLGGFMAMGGHVGVIWQPFEYVIIVGIALGTFIIANPMAIIKDAGAGIFEAMKGTAPKRSDYLSILSLLFALMRDLRTRPRNEVEAHIDDPANSVLFQHFPTILKDKELTAYICDYVRLIIIGNARSHEIEGLMEQEISTIKKHKLKSAGALGTVAEALPAIGICAAVLGIVKAMGAIDQSPEILGHYIASALIGTFIGIFLSYAVLSPLAGKIKILREKQCQPFVIVKQTLIAFMNGALPQVALEHGRKTISSKERPTIDEVENEAISNTPSSSAAPMQQAA, from the coding sequence TTGGCTATCCTACTCGGCTTGGTGATCGGCATCGGCTCGATGCTCGGCGGCTTCATGGCCATGGGCGGCCATGTGGGGGTCATCTGGCAGCCCTTCGAATACGTGATCATTGTCGGAATCGCGCTTGGCACTTTCATCATCGCCAATCCGATGGCGATCATCAAAGATGCCGGGGCCGGTATCTTCGAGGCGATGAAGGGCACGGCCCCGAAGCGGAGCGATTATCTCAGTATTCTGAGTCTGCTTTTTGCCTTGATGCGAGATCTCAGGACTCGTCCTCGCAACGAGGTCGAAGCGCATATCGACGATCCGGCTAATTCGGTGCTCTTTCAGCACTTTCCGACGATTCTGAAGGACAAAGAGCTCACCGCTTATATCTGTGACTACGTTCGCCTGATCATCATCGGCAATGCGCGCTCGCACGAGATCGAGGGGCTGATGGAGCAGGAGATCTCGACGATCAAGAAACACAAGCTGAAGTCTGCTGGCGCGTTGGGGACGGTTGCTGAAGCGCTTCCGGCGATCGGTATTTGCGCCGCGGTCTTGGGGATTGTGAAGGCGATGGGCGCTATCGATCAGTCACCGGAGATTCTCGGCCACTACATCGCCTCGGCGCTAATCGGCACGTTCATCGGTATCTTCCTGTCCTACGCAGTGCTTTCTCCTCTGGCAGGCAAGATCAAGATTCTGCGTGAAAAGCAATGCCAGCCTTTTGTCATCGTCAAGCAGACGCTCATTGCCTTCATGAATGGTGCGCTGCCCCAGGTCGCGCTCGAGCATGGCCGCAAGACGATTTCTTCCAAAGAGCGCCCGACCATCGACGAGGTGGAAAACGAGGCGATTTCCAACACCCCGAGCTCATCGGCAGCTCCTATGCAGCAGGCGGCCTGA
- a CDS encoding flagellar motor switch protein FliM translates to MSEPQKGTDIRDMLLDAAGLSVDKLPMLQIIFDRMATFCADSLRTLAASQAYYSLSHVESGRIGDILEMYEANAVAGIFHAPTWDNHIIVGFDRDFIFSMVEVLFGADGSEPPFDDERNFSTIENRIAQMLFEQAGKALQASFALVSDTPFKFERQETRMDFAVIGRRNNMAVAAKFLLQALGRGGEMFVIIPQSALTPMRQVLSRVISGESNAGDPNWSRQIRTEVKKASVPLRAVLEERSIMLDEVAHFKVGQVLELQATPASRVKLEANEQPLFWCQLGQTEGSYKLRVEEVFDPEKEFINDLLSN, encoded by the coding sequence ATGTCCGAACCACAAAAAGGCACTGATATCCGTGACATGCTGCTCGATGCGGCAGGTCTGTCGGTCGACAAGCTGCCGATGCTGCAGATTATTTTCGACCGCATGGCGACATTCTGTGCCGATAGTCTGCGCACACTGGCTGCATCTCAGGCCTATTACTCCCTGAGCCATGTGGAGAGCGGGCGTATCGGTGACATCCTGGAGATGTATGAGGCCAATGCCGTCGCCGGCATCTTTCATGCGCCGACCTGGGACAACCACATCATCGTCGGCTTCGATCGCGATTTCATTTTCTCGATGGTCGAAGTTCTGTTTGGGGCCGATGGCTCGGAGCCGCCTTTCGACGACGAGCGGAATTTTTCCACGATCGAAAACCGAATTGCACAGATGCTATTCGAGCAGGCGGGCAAAGCCCTGCAGGCCTCTTTTGCCCTCGTCTCAGACACGCCGTTTAAATTTGAACGTCAGGAAACCCGTATGGACTTCGCCGTCATCGGGCGGCGCAATAACATGGCGGTGGCGGCAAAGTTTCTGCTGCAGGCGCTCGGACGCGGCGGCGAGATGTTCGTGATCATTCCGCAATCGGCGCTGACGCCGATGCGACAGGTTTTGTCGCGTGTGATCTCCGGCGAATCGAACGCGGGCGATCCGAATTGGTCGCGCCAAATTCGTACCGAGGTGAAGAAGGCGAGTGTGCCTCTCCGCGCGGTGCTCGAAGAGCGCAGCATCATGCTCGACGAAGTCGCGCACTTTAAAGTGGGCCAGGTTTTGGAGTTGCAGGCCACGCCTGCAAGCCGCGTCAAGCTCGAGGCGAACGAGCAACCGCTTTTCTGGTGTCAGCTTGGCCAGACGGAAGGCTCGTACAAGCTCCGTGTGGAAGAGGTCTTTGATCCCGAGAAGGAGTTCATCAATGACCTTCTTTCTAACTGA
- the fliN gene encoding flagellar motor switch protein FliN, whose protein sequence is MEVSAGQGETFGTGRNLESVMRIPVLMQVVLGSARMPVANLMKLGRGAIVPLDHRVGEPVEVVVNGRVIARGEVVVVEDDNSRFGVSLTEIVGPAGAELTN, encoded by the coding sequence GTGGAGGTGTCGGCAGGGCAGGGCGAGACTTTTGGCACCGGCCGCAATCTGGAATCCGTCATGCGGATTCCCGTGCTGATGCAGGTCGTGCTCGGCTCCGCACGTATGCCCGTTGCCAATCTCATGAAGCTTGGTCGAGGAGCCATCGTGCCGCTCGATCACCGCGTCGGCGAACCTGTCGAAGTGGTCGTCAATGGTCGCGTCATTGCCCGCGGCGAAGTGGTGGTCGTCGAAGACGACAATTCCCGCTTTGGTGTGTCGCTGACCGAGATTGTTGGTCCGGCTGGCGCCGAGCTGACGAACTAA